Genomic DNA from Pseudomonas fluorescens:
TGCGGGTGCGTTTTTCCGGCGATTATGTCGCTGCGCTGACCGGCGCCAACAACGCAAGCCTGTCGGTGGTGCGCCTTGAGCCGCTGCTCATTGGTGGCCTGTACCCCAAGAACCTCGAAGACCGGATCCTGATCAAGATCGACCAGGTGCCGCCGTTCCTGCTCGATACGCTGATCGCCGTCGAAGACCGCGACTTCTACCATCACTTCGGCGTCTCGCCCAAGTCGATTGCCCGGGCCGTCTGGGTCAATACCTCCTCGGGCCACATGCGCCAGGGCGGCAGCACGCTGACCCAACAGTTGGTCAAGAACTTCTACCTGACCAACGAACGCAGCCTGACCCGCAAGCTCACCGAAGCCATGATGGCGTTGTTGCTGGAGCTGCACTACGACAAGCAGGAGATCCTGGAGGCATACCTCAACGAGGTATTTATCGGCCAGGACGGTCAACGGGCGGTGCACGGTTTCGGCCTCGCCAGCCAGTTCTTCTTCAGCCAACCGCTGTCCGAGCTCAAGTTGCATCAGGTGGCGTTGTTGGTGGGCATGGTCAAGGGACCGTCTTCCTATAACCCGCGTCGTAATCCGGAACGCGCCCTCGAACGGCGCAACCTGGTGCTCGACCTGCTGCAACAACAGGGTGTGGCGACGGCCGAGCAAGTCGAGGCGGCGAAAAAGATGCCGTTAGGCGTGACCAAGCGTGGCAGCCTGGCAGACAGTTCGTTCCCCGGTTTCATGGACCTGGTCAAGCGTCAGCTGCGGGAAGACTACCGCGACGAAGACTTGACCGAAGAAGGCCTGCGCATCTTCACCAGTTTCGACCCGATCCTGCAGATGAAAGCCGAAGCCTCGGTCGAGGACACCTTCAAGCGACTGGGTGGGCGCAAGGGCGCTGACGAAGTCGAAGCGGCCATGGTGGTGACCAACCCGGAAACCGGCGAAGTCCAGGCCATGATCGGCAGCCGGCAGGCCAGTTTCGCCGGTTTCAACCGGGCGCTGGATGCGGTGCGCCCGATTGGCTCGCTGATCAAGCCGGCGGTGTACCTCACCGCCCTGGAAAAGCCGAGCCAATACACGTTGACCAGCTGGCTGTCGGACGAGACGTTCTCGGTCAAGGGGGCCGATGGCCAGGTCTGGAAACCGCAGAACTATGATCGTCGTTCCCACGGCACGGTGTTCCTGTACCAGGGGCTGGCGCATTCCTACAACCTGTCGACGGCTCGCCTCGGACTTGAGGTCGGCGTCCCGAACGTACTCAAGACCTTGGCGCGCCTGGGGGTGAGTCGCGAACTCCCGGCGTTCCCATCGATGTTGTTGGGGGCCGGTGGCCTAACGCCGATCGAAGTGGCGGCCATGTACCAGACGCTGGCCAACGGCGGTTTCAATACGCCGATGCGCGGGATTCGCAGTGTGCTAACCGCCGATGGCGAGCCGCTCAAGCGTTATCCGTTCCAGATCCAGCAGCGTTTCGATCCGGCCTCCATTTACCTGATCCAGAGCGCGATGCAGCGGGTCATGCGTGAAGGCACCGGCAGTTCGGTCTATAACGTGCTGCCCCGGACCCTGACCCTGGCGGGCAAGACCGGCACCAGTAACGACTCGCGCGACAGTTGGTTCGCCGGCTTCAGCCAGGACCTGCTGGCGGTGGTCTGGCTCGGACGTGATGACAACGGCAAGACCCCATTCACCGGTGCTACCGGTGCGCTGCAGGTCTGGACCAGTTTCATGCGCAAGGCCGACCCGCTGCCGCTGGACATGCCGCAACCGGACAACATCGTCCAGGCGTGGGTCGATTCGCGCACGGGGCAAGGCTCCGATGCCAATTGCCCGGGCGCTGTGCAGATGCCGTATATTCGCGGCAGCGAACCGCCACCTGGTGCTGCCTGTGGCGGCACGAATCCCGCCGAATCGGTGATGGATTGGGTCAAGGACTGGATGAATTAAGCAAAGAGGGTTTCAAGTGAACAAGTGGTTGATTCCAGCGGTAACAGCCGTGGCTTTGCTCAGTGGTTGTTCTACCGTACAACGTGGTTCGATTCCGGTCGTTGACTCCGGCACCGCTGTTTCCAACAGTGAGCGGGTCTCGGCCAACGGCGGTTTCCGTCAGACGACGGTAAAGCGGCCGGTGCAGGGCCAGGTCCAGGCAATCCCGCAGGGCGACACCGGTGTCGTCGTGATGGTGCCAGGTGGCGGCGCGACGACCTCGGCGCCGATCAGCAGCACGCCGATCACGCCGGGCCCGATCACCCCCGGGCCAATCGAAACCTCGCCGATCGATCAGGGCAGCTACAGCATGCCTTCGACGCCGAGCAGCATTCCGTCGGCAGGAGCCGGTGGTCTGTCCGCCGATGAACAGCTCGACGGCCCGGTGCTGGCCCTGCTGACCACCGCGCAACAGCAACAGGCCGGCGGTGACCTCAACGGTGCGTCCTCCAGCCTGGAGCGCGCCCAGCGTGTCGCGCCGCGCGAACCCCAGGTGCTTTATCGCCTGGCCCAGGTGCGCATGGCCCAGGGCGACGCGCCGCAAGCCGAACAGCTGGCCCGTCGTGGCCTGACATTCTCCAGTGGTCGTCCGGCGCTCCAGGCCAGCCTGTGGGAATTGATCGCCCAGGCCCGTGAGAAACAGGGCGATTCCGCTGGCGCGGCATTGGCCCGTCAGAAGGCCAAGGTTTCGCTCTGATGGATACGCGTTTTCCTCGAGTCGCCGATCAGTTGCTGTTGATCGAGCGGGAACTGCGGGTCCAGGGCTGGTGGAGCGATGTGTCGCCTTCGGCGCAGGCGCTGGCCAGCGTCGAGCCGTTCGCGGTCGACACCCTGGACTTCGAGCAATGGCTGCAATGGATCTTCCTGCCCAGGATGAAAACTATCCTGGAAAACGACCTGCCGCTGCCCAACGCCTCGGGCATCCTTGCCATGGCCGAGATGGTCTATGCCCAGCGGCCAGGGCAGGGCATCGAGTTGCAGCGGCTGCTGGCGCAGTTCGATCAGTTGATCAGCAACGCCGGCTGACCGGCGTTACTGACAGTTCTCCTCGATTTGCTTGCGGGTCTCGTCGATCCGCAGGCGCCGCTCCTCATCGGTGAGGCGGCGCATTTCCCCCTCCACGTCTTCACGTACCCTGGGATTGTTCTGCAATTGCGCCAGGTTGGTCCGCGCCTGTTCGCAGAACGCCTTTAGTTGGGCTTCCTGCTCGGCAATCTGTTTCTTGACCTGTTGGTCGATGGCCTTTTGGTCGCCAATGACTCCGCCAGACGGCGGTGCCGCCGGTTTGGCGGGCGGCTGGGCGGACTTGATCACTGTCGTGGCCTCCGTGCCTTCCGGCGGCTGGGCGCCGAAGTGGGTAACGCCTTGGGCGTCCACCCATTTGTAGACCTGGCCGGCCATGCACATCGGGCTCAGGCCAACCAGCAGGCTGGCCGTCAAGAAGATCATTCGCATGCTGTTTCCTTGTCATGGGTTGCGCAATTGAAGCTAACACAGTTGCCGTTTAAAGGTTTTTTCTTGCGTTCTCATGCGCTTACTTCGAATAAAACACATAGACGACTTGACTTGAAGGAGGCGAAACAGAAGAATCCAAAGTCCGCTGTAGAGGGACTGCCAGAAGCAGACCCACTCAGCAGATCATGAGGCGCACATCCGCGCCGACCTGTTACACCCGCAACGCGTTACCTCGCGCTGGGTGGGAAAGGCCCGCAACACTTGGGACGATCCCAATACTTGCTCAGTCAGTGCTGACGTAGTCGGCGACCACCGTCGCTCATGCTCTGCCGAGAAGTAAACCTATTAAGACCCGTCCCTTTCTTGTGGGTCGGTATTCTGGCGTTTTAGAGGTGAACAACGTGGAGCTTTTATCTGGCGGTGAGATGCTCGTCCGCTTTTTGCGTGACGAAGGCGTCAAATATATCTACGGGTACCCCGGTGGTGCTCTTCTTCATGTCTATGATGCCCTGTTCAAAGAACCGGAAGTGACCCACATCCTGGTTCGTCACGAGCAGGCGGCCACCCATATGGCTGACGGCTATGCCCGTGCCACCGGCAAGGCCGGCGTGGTACTGGTGACTTCCGGTCCAGGCGCCACGAACGCCATCACCGGTATCGCTACCGCGTACATGGACTCCATCCCGATGGTGATCATTTCCGGCCAGGTGCCCAGCACCATGGTGGGGACCGATGCATTCCAGGAAACCGACATGATCGGTATCTCCCGGCCGATCGTGAAGCACAGCTTCATGATCAAGCACGCATCGGAGATCCCGGAAGTCATGAAGAAGGCCTTCTACCTGGCTGAATCCGGTC
This window encodes:
- the mrcB gene encoding penicillin-binding protein 1B, giving the protein MTRTRSPRTPKKPPASRLRPWLGWALKLSLVGLVVLAGFAVYLDAVVQEKFSGKRWTIPAKVYARPLELFVGQKLSKDDFLTELDALGYRRESVANGPGAASVNGNTIDLNTRGFQFYEGMEQAQPVRVRFSGDYVAALTGANNASLSVVRLEPLLIGGLYPKNLEDRILIKIDQVPPFLLDTLIAVEDRDFYHHFGVSPKSIARAVWVNTSSGHMRQGGSTLTQQLVKNFYLTNERSLTRKLTEAMMALLLELHYDKQEILEAYLNEVFIGQDGQRAVHGFGLASQFFFSQPLSELKLHQVALLVGMVKGPSSYNPRRNPERALERRNLVLDLLQQQGVATAEQVEAAKKMPLGVTKRGSLADSSFPGFMDLVKRQLREDYRDEDLTEEGLRIFTSFDPILQMKAEASVEDTFKRLGGRKGADEVEAAMVVTNPETGEVQAMIGSRQASFAGFNRALDAVRPIGSLIKPAVYLTALEKPSQYTLTSWLSDETFSVKGADGQVWKPQNYDRRSHGTVFLYQGLAHSYNLSTARLGLEVGVPNVLKTLARLGVSRELPAFPSMLLGAGGLTPIEVAAMYQTLANGGFNTPMRGIRSVLTADGEPLKRYPFQIQQRFDPASIYLIQSAMQRVMREGTGSSVYNVLPRTLTLAGKTGTSNDSRDSWFAGFSQDLLAVVWLGRDDNGKTPFTGATGALQVWTSFMRKADPLPLDMPQPDNIVQAWVDSRTGQGSDANCPGAVQMPYIRGSEPPPGAACGGTNPAESVMDWVKDWMN
- a CDS encoding DUF4124 domain-containing protein, with the translated sequence MRMIFLTASLLVGLSPMCMAGQVYKWVDAQGVTHFGAQPPEGTEATTVIKSAQPPAKPAAPPSGGVIGDQKAIDQQVKKQIAEQEAQLKAFCEQARTNLAQLQNNPRVREDVEGEMRRLTDEERRLRIDETRKQIEENCQ
- a CDS encoding YqcC family protein, translated to MDTRFPRVADQLLLIERELRVQGWWSDVSPSAQALASVEPFAVDTLDFEQWLQWIFLPRMKTILENDLPLPNASGILAMAEMVYAQRPGQGIELQRLLAQFDQLISNAG
- a CDS encoding tetratricopeptide repeat protein, translated to MNKWLIPAVTAVALLSGCSTVQRGSIPVVDSGTAVSNSERVSANGGFRQTTVKRPVQGQVQAIPQGDTGVVVMVPGGGATTSAPISSTPITPGPITPGPIETSPIDQGSYSMPSTPSSIPSAGAGGLSADEQLDGPVLALLTTAQQQQAGGDLNGASSSLERAQRVAPREPQVLYRLAQVRMAQGDAPQAEQLARRGLTFSSGRPALQASLWELIAQAREKQGDSAGAALARQKAKVSL